In one window of Burkholderia cepacia ATCC 25416 DNA:
- a CDS encoding SDR family oxidoreductase, whose translation MRLKDKSALITGGTSGIGLATAKLFIAEGARVAVTGRDETVFERVKAELGEHALVLKGDVRSLDDMRAIAAEVKETFGGLDVVFANAGWAFPSAVNDIDDALYGEIMDINVKGVVFTLQAVLPDLRPGASFILNTSFVAQTGKHGISLTAAAKAAVRSLARSWSYEFLDRKIRFNAIAPGVIDTPLLTKWGMPDEWVRDRKAEFAETIPVGRMGNATDIAYAALYLASDESSYVVGTELVVDGGASQL comes from the coding sequence ATGAGGCTTAAAGACAAGTCAGCATTAATCACCGGTGGTACCAGCGGTATCGGCCTCGCAACCGCGAAGCTGTTCATTGCGGAAGGCGCCCGCGTAGCGGTGACGGGCCGCGATGAGACGGTGTTCGAGCGCGTGAAGGCCGAGCTTGGCGAACATGCGCTCGTTCTCAAGGGCGACGTCCGTTCGCTCGACGACATGCGGGCGATTGCCGCCGAGGTCAAGGAGACGTTCGGCGGCCTGGATGTCGTATTCGCGAACGCGGGCTGGGCGTTCCCGTCCGCGGTCAACGACATCGACGACGCGCTCTATGGCGAGATCATGGACATCAACGTCAAGGGCGTGGTGTTCACGCTTCAGGCGGTGCTGCCGGACCTGCGGCCAGGCGCCTCGTTCATTCTCAATACATCGTTCGTCGCGCAGACCGGCAAGCATGGCATCTCGTTGACCGCGGCAGCGAAAGCCGCCGTACGATCGCTCGCCCGCAGCTGGTCCTACGAGTTTCTCGACCGCAAGATCCGCTTCAACGCGATCGCGCCCGGTGTGATCGACACTCCGCTGCTCACCAAATGGGGCATGCCCGACGAATGGGTTCGCGACCGCAAGGCCGAATTCGCCGAAACCATTCCGGTGGGCCGCATGGGCAACGCCACGGACATAGCGTACGCGGCGCTCTATCTCGCCAGCGACGAATCGTCGTATGTCGTCGGCACCGAACTGGTCGTCGATGGCGGCGCGTCGCAGCTTTAA
- a CDS encoding MBL fold metallo-hydrolase: MATLTFPGQQVGDFTITAISDGYLTASLDFLSNIDPADASNMQRDAGQKEPEAVHINCYVVRGAGRTVLIDAGAGGFRQWGGQLRTNLALAGIEPAAIDTILLTHAHPDHVGGLVNGAGEIAFPNAELVVHRREVGFWQDDANLSRASERARGNFLVARRVFDAYGDRLRLFDDGQVLPGIDALPIPGHTDGHTGYVLESRDQGLLVWGDVVHFPHIQIQRPEVSIAFDHDASLAAATRSRLLDQVSSEGLLIAGMHLGERGFARIERTNGGYRLRYEREE; encoded by the coding sequence ATGGCCACGCTTACCTTTCCCGGCCAGCAAGTCGGGGATTTCACGATTACCGCCATCAGCGATGGCTACCTCACCGCGAGTCTCGACTTTCTGTCGAATATCGATCCGGCCGACGCGTCGAACATGCAACGTGACGCCGGGCAGAAAGAGCCAGAAGCCGTACACATCAATTGCTACGTCGTACGCGGCGCGGGCCGCACCGTGCTCATCGATGCCGGGGCGGGCGGGTTCAGGCAATGGGGCGGCCAACTCAGGACGAACCTGGCGCTGGCCGGTATCGAACCCGCCGCGATCGACACCATCCTGCTGACCCACGCGCATCCCGATCATGTCGGGGGGCTCGTGAACGGTGCCGGAGAGATCGCGTTCCCGAACGCGGAACTGGTCGTGCATCGACGCGAGGTCGGGTTCTGGCAGGACGACGCGAATCTGAGTCGCGCCAGCGAACGCGCACGCGGAAATTTCCTGGTGGCGCGTCGGGTATTCGATGCTTATGGCGACCGGCTTCGTCTTTTCGACGACGGACAAGTGCTCCCCGGCATCGACGCACTGCCGATACCGGGGCACACCGATGGACACACCGGATATGTGCTTGAATCCCGCGATCAGGGGCTTCTTGTGTGGGGAGACGTGGTTCATTTCCCGCATATCCAGATTCAGCGACCGGAGGTGTCGATCGCCTTCGATCACGATGCGTCGTTGGCCGCTGCTACGCGGTCACGGCTTCTGGATCAGGTCAGTTCGGAGGGACTGTTGATCGCCGGCATGCATCTGGGGGAACGCGGGTTCGCACGCATCGAGCGAACGAATGGGGGATACCGTTTGCGCTATGAGCGCGAGGAATGA
- a CDS encoding LysR substrate-binding domain-containing protein, whose protein sequence is MPRKIPSNSALQAFEAAARHGSFARAADELARTEGAVSRQIARLEAFLGVTLFERIGNRVRLAPNGARYAVQVREILDRLERDSLYLMGQPVEGASIDIAAIPTFATRWLIPRLKHFQDRHPNVTVHIAERMEPFLLAGSGFDAAIHFEHPAWAGMHLHPLLEEVLVPVCSPALLAGAGANPSLDALPRLHRRQNPDAWQAYAQESGIVLGNSAVGARYDLHSMLIEAALAGLGVALVPRLYVDAELEQGRLVAPWPAGRSVTKNFCLVLPEPIELAQGPLQAFATWMLNDAPGLAPYGSARRTPRSRRQRGASSPR, encoded by the coding sequence ATGCCCCGCAAGATCCCGAGCAATTCCGCGCTGCAGGCGTTCGAAGCCGCGGCCCGACACGGCAGCTTTGCCCGAGCCGCTGATGAACTCGCCCGAACCGAGGGCGCCGTCAGCCGTCAGATCGCCCGGCTGGAGGCGTTCCTGGGTGTCACGCTGTTCGAGCGGATCGGCAACCGGGTACGGCTGGCACCGAACGGTGCGCGGTACGCCGTGCAGGTTCGCGAGATCCTGGACCGCCTGGAACGGGACAGCCTGTACCTGATGGGGCAACCCGTCGAAGGCGCGAGCATCGATATCGCCGCCATTCCGACCTTCGCCACGCGCTGGCTGATCCCCCGGCTGAAACACTTTCAGGACCGGCATCCGAACGTCACGGTGCATATCGCCGAGCGCATGGAACCGTTCCTGCTGGCCGGGAGCGGTTTCGATGCCGCCATTCATTTCGAGCATCCGGCATGGGCGGGGATGCATCTGCATCCGCTGCTGGAGGAAGTGCTGGTGCCCGTGTGCAGTCCGGCGTTGCTGGCGGGCGCCGGGGCGAACCCGTCGCTGGATGCACTGCCACGCCTTCACCGGCGGCAGAACCCGGACGCGTGGCAAGCCTATGCGCAGGAGTCCGGCATCGTGCTGGGCAATTCGGCGGTTGGCGCGCGCTACGATCTCCATTCGATGCTGATCGAAGCGGCGCTCGCGGGCCTGGGTGTCGCGCTGGTGCCGCGTCTTTACGTCGACGCGGAGCTCGAGCAGGGGCGGCTGGTCGCACCCTGGCCGGCGGGCAGGTCCGTCACGAAAAACTTCTGCCTCGTCCTGCCCGAACCGATCGAACTGGCCCAGGGGCCGTTGCAGGCTTTCGCGACGTGGATGCTGAATGACGCCCCGGGCCTGGCACCGTACGGCAGCGCGCGACGCACACCACGAAGCAGACGTCAGCGCGGCGCTTCCTCTCCACGTTGA
- a CDS encoding triacylglycerol lipase, whose protein sequence is MSRSIRAKAVATVVAIAMNAAPAASVGTVLSLAGAQAATAATTAVDDYAATRYPIILVHGLTGTDKYGGVVEYWYRIPEDLQAHGAAVYVANLSGFQSDDGPNGRGEQLLAFVKQVLAATGAQKVNLIGHSQGGLTSRYVASVAPELVASVTTISTPHWGSQFADFVQQLLQTDPTGLSSTVLGAFANALGTLTSSNFNTNQNAIQALSVLTTAKAAAYNQKFPSAGLGAPGSCQTGASTETVGGNTHLLYSWGGTAIQPTATVAGVTGAVDTSVSGAIDPANALDPSTLALLGSGTVMINRSAGQNDGVVSQCSARFGQVLGTYHWNHTDAINQILGVLGANVEDPVAVIRTHANRLKNQGV, encoded by the coding sequence ATGAGCAGATCGATACGAGCGAAAGCAGTGGCGACCGTGGTGGCAATCGCAATGAATGCGGCCCCGGCCGCGAGTGTCGGAACCGTTCTGTCGCTGGCCGGCGCGCAGGCTGCTACCGCCGCGACGACCGCCGTTGACGACTATGCGGCGACCCGGTACCCGATCATTCTCGTGCACGGGCTGACCGGCACCGACAAGTACGGTGGCGTCGTCGAGTACTGGTATCGCATTCCGGAGGACCTGCAGGCGCACGGCGCGGCGGTATACGTTGCCAATCTGTCCGGCTTCCAGAGCGACGATGGCCCGAACGGGCGTGGCGAGCAATTGCTTGCGTTCGTGAAGCAGGTGCTCGCGGCGACGGGCGCGCAGAAAGTGAATCTGATCGGCCATAGCCAGGGCGGCCTGACATCGCGTTATGTTGCGTCCGTTGCGCCGGAACTGGTCGCGTCGGTGACGACGATCAGTACGCCGCACTGGGGCTCGCAATTCGCGGACTTCGTCCAGCAACTGTTGCAGACGGACCCGACCGGCCTGTCGTCGACCGTGCTCGGTGCATTCGCGAATGCGCTCGGCACGTTGACGAGCAGCAACTTCAATACGAACCAGAATGCGATTCAGGCGTTGTCGGTGCTGACGACGGCAAAGGCCGCCGCGTACAACCAGAAATTCCCGAGCGCAGGGCTCGGTGCGCCGGGATCGTGTCAAACCGGCGCGTCGACCGAGACTGTCGGCGGCAATACGCACCTGCTTTATTCGTGGGGCGGCACGGCGATCCAGCCGACAGCGACGGTGGCCGGCGTGACTGGGGCCGTCGATACGAGCGTGAGCGGGGCCATCGATCCGGCGAACGCGCTCGATCCGTCGACGCTGGCACTCCTCGGCAGCGGCACGGTGATGATCAATCGCAGCGCCGGTCAGAACGACGGCGTCGTGTCGCAATGCAGCGCGCGGTTTGGCCAGGTGCTCGGCACGTATCACTGGAATCACACCGATGCGATCAACCAGATCCTCGGCGTGCTCGGCGCGAATGTGGAGGATCCGGTTGCGGTAATCCGCACGCACGCGAACCGCTTGAAGAATCAAGGCGTGTAA
- a CDS encoding MFS transporter, which produces MTTNRDRPAKVSAPPSGVTPAGGNARAAGPRLPARLVGPIVLGTLLNALNSSMIAVALVSIQQAFNPHGQERIDTMWLVSGLYLATAVGQPTMGRLADRFGAKRIFCIGLAIVLIASALAPFAPSLGWLIASRVALGIGTSAAYPAGMAMIRTWSQRHANGATPTGGLGAISVAAQVAVAFGPPLGGALVQFAGWRAIFWINVPIVLLAFVLAWLWIPADVVPRGAQQRRTLRGTLKELDLPGVVLFVLTLASLLLFLQSITHDPDWLLLVATLVLCPVLVGHERRAATPLIDIRMLGDNRALTSTYLRCVGTYAVFYAIFYALPMWLQEAKHLSAADAGLVMLPVAGIGTVATMLATRLAHRHGSRPVLIIGSAMLCVGSVVMSLLTSAMPVWSIVLLSIVFGVPNGFNNLGNQAALYQSAPHDRIGTASGLYRTAQYVGGSLSFALVGLALGHPASDRGLRELAIVLAVISVLLLLNAASSRHLDTAASSIPQQK; this is translated from the coding sequence ATGACAACGAACCGCGATCGACCTGCCAAAGTGTCAGCCCCGCCTTCCGGTGTCACGCCGGCGGGCGGCAATGCGCGTGCGGCGGGCCCGCGCCTGCCGGCCAGGCTGGTGGGCCCCATCGTGCTCGGCACGCTGCTCAACGCGCTGAACTCGTCGATGATCGCGGTCGCGCTCGTCAGCATCCAGCAGGCGTTCAACCCGCACGGGCAGGAACGCATCGACACCATGTGGCTCGTGTCGGGCCTTTATCTCGCGACGGCCGTCGGCCAGCCGACGATGGGGCGGCTTGCCGACCGGTTCGGCGCGAAGCGGATCTTCTGCATCGGCCTCGCGATCGTATTGATCGCGTCCGCGCTCGCGCCGTTCGCACCGTCGCTCGGGTGGCTGATCGCGTCGCGCGTCGCGCTCGGCATCGGCACGTCGGCCGCGTATCCGGCCGGCATGGCGATGATCCGCACGTGGTCGCAGCGGCACGCGAACGGCGCGACGCCGACGGGCGGACTCGGCGCGATCTCGGTGGCGGCACAGGTGGCCGTCGCGTTCGGGCCGCCGCTCGGCGGCGCGCTCGTGCAGTTCGCCGGCTGGCGCGCGATCTTCTGGATCAACGTGCCGATCGTGCTGCTGGCGTTCGTGCTGGCGTGGTTGTGGATTCCGGCCGACGTCGTCCCGCGCGGCGCGCAGCAACGCCGCACGCTGCGGGGCACGCTGAAGGAGCTGGACCTGCCGGGCGTCGTGCTGTTCGTCCTGACGCTCGCGAGCCTGCTGCTGTTCCTGCAATCGATCACGCACGATCCCGACTGGCTGCTGCTCGTCGCGACGCTGGTGCTGTGCCCGGTGCTGGTCGGGCACGAGCGGCGGGCCGCGACGCCGCTGATCGACATCCGCATGCTCGGCGACAACCGCGCGCTCACGAGTACGTACCTGCGTTGCGTCGGCACCTACGCGGTGTTCTACGCGATCTTCTATGCGCTGCCGATGTGGCTGCAGGAGGCCAAGCACCTGTCCGCCGCCGATGCCGGCCTCGTGATGCTGCCGGTCGCCGGGATCGGCACCGTGGCGACGATGCTCGCGACCCGCCTCGCACACCGTCACGGCTCGCGGCCGGTGCTGATCATCGGCTCCGCGATGCTGTGCGTCGGCAGCGTCGTGATGAGCCTGCTCACGAGCGCGATGCCGGTCTGGTCGATCGTACTGCTATCGATCGTGTTCGGCGTGCCGAACGGCTTCAACAATCTCGGCAACCAGGCCGCGCTCTACCAGAGCGCGCCGCACGACCGGATCGGCACGGCTTCGGGGCTGTACCGCACTGCGCAGTATGTCGGCGGCAGCCTGTCGTTTGCGCTCGTCGGGCTGGCGCTCGGCCATCCGGCGAGCGATCGCGGCCTGCGCGAGCTGGCCATCGTCCTGGCGGTCATCAGCGTGCTGCTGCTGCTCAACGCAGCGTCGAGCCGGCACCTGGATACCGCTGCTTCTTCCATCCCCCAACAGAAGTGA
- a CDS encoding hydrolase, with product MSTPTLNRTVALVAIDLQNGIVSLPVVPYTGAQVVAKTVELATAFRALKLPVIYVHTSYQPDGGVALKVRTDAPSAPPNLDPEWSAFAPALGVGPSDIVVTKHQWGAFTGTDLDVQLRRRGITDIVLTGIATNIGVESTARQAYENNYNVVVVSDAVSTSSTDAQTFALTQIFPKLGQVAATADVEAALKQAYSR from the coding sequence ATGTCCACTCCGACGCTCAATCGCACGGTCGCCCTGGTCGCCATCGATCTGCAGAACGGCATCGTGTCGCTGCCGGTCGTGCCCTACACCGGCGCGCAGGTCGTGGCGAAGACGGTCGAGCTCGCGACCGCGTTCCGCGCGTTGAAGCTTCCCGTGATCTACGTGCACACGAGCTACCAGCCGGACGGCGGCGTTGCGCTGAAGGTCAGGACGGATGCGCCGTCGGCGCCGCCGAATCTCGACCCCGAATGGAGCGCGTTTGCGCCGGCGCTCGGCGTCGGGCCGTCCGACATCGTCGTGACGAAGCACCAGTGGGGCGCGTTCACCGGCACCGACCTCGACGTGCAGCTGCGCCGGCGCGGCATCACGGACATCGTGCTAACCGGGATCGCAACCAACATCGGCGTCGAATCGACGGCGCGCCAGGCATACGAGAACAACTACAACGTCGTCGTCGTCAGCGACGCGGTCAGCACGTCGTCCACCGACGCGCAGACCTTCGCGCTGACGCAGATCTTCCCGAAGCTCGGGCAGGTCGCCGCGACGGCCGACGTGGAGGCGGCACTGAAGCAGGCGTATTCGCGCTGA
- a CDS encoding quinone oxidoreductase family protein — MIKTDAWVLYAGPEPSRKQAPVAGELRRETFEFSDLEADEVLVEPLYGSWEANLDHALSRNPVDICRQRREDKIVLGNGALVRIVERGSGVKTLKEGEICMVMPFGKRDEYGFAELVYAYDAPGTIGVMAQRTKMRADNLVAVPTDSRHSLLQWATYGRYFTAWDNWKVASTCWRSQLPDVDPADYLVFGWGGGTTLAELQLAKREGFRVAMTASNDRRLEELAKLGITPVDRRKFPNLAYDDERYKTDPEYQASYRESERVFAETIAELSGGRGVAIFLDNLGGALYRATMRVVGRTGIVTTVGWKTGMRLWNLRATECINRRLHIHTHAWRYDDSITIRDFQETSGWIGEEPTEIFDFDEVPKLASDYLNGKIQTYFPIYRINAV; from the coding sequence ATGATCAAGACCGATGCATGGGTTCTCTACGCAGGACCGGAACCGAGCAGGAAGCAGGCGCCCGTGGCGGGCGAGCTGCGTCGCGAGACCTTCGAATTCTCCGATCTGGAAGCCGACGAGGTGCTGGTCGAGCCGCTGTACGGATCGTGGGAGGCGAACCTGGACCACGCGCTGTCGCGCAATCCGGTCGACATCTGCCGGCAGCGCCGCGAGGACAAGATCGTGCTCGGCAACGGTGCGCTGGTGCGCATCGTCGAGCGCGGCAGTGGCGTGAAGACGCTGAAGGAAGGCGAGATCTGCATGGTGATGCCGTTCGGCAAGCGCGACGAATACGGGTTCGCCGAGCTCGTCTACGCGTACGACGCGCCGGGCACGATCGGCGTGATGGCGCAGCGGACCAAGATGCGCGCCGACAACCTCGTGGCGGTGCCGACGGACAGCCGGCATTCGCTGCTGCAATGGGCGACGTACGGCCGCTACTTCACCGCATGGGACAACTGGAAGGTGGCGTCGACGTGCTGGCGCTCGCAGCTGCCGGACGTCGATCCGGCCGACTACCTGGTGTTCGGCTGGGGCGGCGGCACGACGCTCGCCGAACTGCAGCTCGCGAAGCGCGAGGGTTTTCGCGTCGCGATGACGGCGAGCAACGACCGGCGCCTCGAGGAGCTCGCGAAGCTCGGCATCACGCCGGTCGATCGCCGCAAGTTCCCGAACCTCGCGTATGACGACGAGCGCTACAAGACCGATCCGGAGTACCAGGCGAGCTATCGCGAGTCGGAGCGCGTGTTCGCGGAGACGATCGCGGAGCTGAGCGGCGGCCGCGGCGTCGCGATCTTCCTCGACAACCTCGGCGGCGCACTGTATCGCGCGACGATGCGCGTGGTCGGCCGCACGGGTATCGTCACGACGGTCGGCTGGAAGACCGGGATGCGCCTGTGGAACCTGCGCGCGACGGAGTGCATCAACCGCCGCCTGCACATCCACACGCACGCGTGGCGCTACGACGACAGCATCACGATCCGCGATTTCCAGGAAACGAGCGGCTGGATCGGCGAGGAGCCGACCGAGATCTTCGATTTCGACGAGGTGCCGAAGCTCGCGTCCGACTACCTGAACGGGAAGATCCAGACGTATTTCCCGATCTACCGGATCAACGCCGTCTGA